Below is a window of bacterium DNA.
CAACAAATTGCCAAAAATCTATTGCTTCATAACTGGTTTTACAAAGTAGGTCTAAATAAAGTTCTCTATCTTTAATTATCAAAGGGATACCTGATGTCAACACGCTATAAATTAGTGTTGGAGCAACTCTATTTAAGACAGCAAAATCTACTTCTGCTTGCAAAATCTTTTCCACATCTGCCCAGATTTGATGTTCTTTGGGATAATCTCTTTGTGTTTCTATTTCTAAATATTCTTTGGGTTTAAAATAGACAGCAATATCCCAATCAGAGATTTTTCTTTCTAAGTTTTTACTTCTTGAACCAAATAAAAAGGCTAAAATTACTGACGGCACTTTTTCAAAATAATTAGTAAGTGTTTGAATCTTTACCTGTTTTTCTTCCATTAAATTGTCTCCCGGCAGGGTTCTTGGGACACAATACTTAATTTCATCCTTCATCTTACCCAATTAGTATTGTGACCGGCGATTTCGATTTCCCACGGCACTTTGCCCTCCTTTAATTTTTTAGGGCATAAACTTGTGTCATTATCTTCTCAAATTCCTTTTTAATGTTACGAAAAAAACTTCACTAACTTGCCGTTCTAATCCTTTTTATCATTTCCCAATCCTCTTTTGATACCCCTTTAAAAAGAAGAAGTAAAAGAATGTAGATGGCTACTCCTGCTCCTATACATAAAAACAGGTTAAAATTTCTTCCCAGATAAAGAAACATACCCATAATAATAGAGGCAAAGATTATTTTAAATGTCTGCGTTGAGAATAAAGTAATCCCTTCTTTCACTTTACTTAGGTATATAAATCCCCATAAGGTAATAAGAAGATCTCCCGAAAATACACTCAGACTAACACCAATATGCTTTAACTTTGGAATTAGAATGAAGTAAAGCACGACGGTGACCACTAATCCTGTTCCGGTAATATAAGTAATGTTCCTTTCCCGATTAATCGAAACAAGGGCCTGAATACAAATACTCTGGATAAATACAAGTGGTATTGTCCATATAAGTATTTTTAGAACAGGAATTGAATTAACAAATTTCCCTCCATA
It encodes the following:
- a CDS encoding nucleotidyltransferase domain-containing protein produces the protein MEEKQVKIQTLTNYFEKVPSVILAFLFGSRSKNLERKISDWDIAVYFKPKEYLEIETQRDYPKEHQIWADVEKILQAEVDFAVLNRVAPTLIYSVLTSGIPLIIKDRELYLDLLCKTSYEAIDFWQFVDEFWQISQKSKSLLPEEKARVIQYLKFWWCLNLA